The following are from one region of the Isoalcanivorax indicus genome:
- a CDS encoding acyl-CoA dehydrogenase family protein has translation MDFQLSEFQQMLRDSAQRFVRQQHAFEQRRALLKESAGLHPALWQQFAELGWLALPFPEDKGGLGGQHRDLVQIMEAFGEGLVIEPYVANVLLAGTLIARCGSSAQVSELLEPMVAGALQLAFAHDEAGRRFSNDVQAVTATQDGDEVILQGSKSRVLNGDQAEQLVVSARLGDDVALFVVPANHQGVQRQAWAAVDGASGAEIHFDTVRIPAAARLGSADARADISAAQDLALLGLCAEAVGMLQALVRDTVEYTRTRKQFGVPISSFQVLQHRMVDMFMRAEQASALLDMAAIQMDAADATAGQTALSTLKVWLGSAGRLVGQQAVQLHGGMGVTEELRVGHYFKRLTLIEQLLGNEDWHLRRLDRLSSAA, from the coding sequence ATGGATTTTCAGCTCAGTGAATTCCAGCAGATGCTGCGTGACAGCGCCCAGCGTTTTGTCCGTCAGCAACATGCATTCGAACAGCGCCGGGCGCTGCTCAAGGAGAGCGCAGGGCTGCACCCTGCCCTGTGGCAGCAATTTGCCGAGCTGGGCTGGCTGGCATTGCCCTTCCCCGAAGACAAGGGCGGCCTCGGCGGCCAGCATCGGGACCTGGTACAGATCATGGAGGCTTTCGGTGAAGGGCTGGTGATCGAGCCCTATGTGGCCAATGTGCTGCTGGCAGGTACCCTGATTGCACGCTGCGGTTCATCTGCGCAGGTCAGCGAACTGCTTGAGCCGATGGTGGCCGGCGCGCTGCAGCTGGCCTTTGCCCACGACGAAGCCGGGCGCCGGTTCAGCAACGACGTACAGGCTGTGACCGCCACGCAGGACGGTGATGAGGTGATTTTGCAGGGCAGCAAATCCAGAGTGCTCAATGGCGACCAGGCCGAACAACTGGTGGTGTCGGCCCGGCTGGGCGATGACGTCGCGCTGTTTGTCGTGCCCGCAAACCATCAGGGCGTCCAGCGGCAGGCCTGGGCAGCCGTGGATGGCGCCAGCGGCGCTGAAATCCATTTCGACACAGTGCGCATTCCGGCCGCTGCGCGTCTGGGCAGCGCCGATGCCCGCGCCGATATCAGCGCGGCACAGGATCTGGCCCTGCTCGGATTATGTGCAGAGGCGGTGGGCATGCTGCAGGCGCTGGTCAGGGACACCGTCGAATATACCCGCACCCGCAAGCAGTTCGGCGTGCCCATTTCCAGCTTTCAGGTGCTGCAACATCGCATGGTGGACATGTTCATGCGCGCGGAACAGGCCAGTGCGCTGCTCGACATGGCGGCCATCCAGATGGATGCTGCAGACGCCACGGCGGGTCAGACCGCCCTGTCCACCCTCAAGGTGTGGCTTGGCAGCGCGGGCCGGCTTGTCGGTCAGCAGGCCGTGCAGTTGCATGGCGGCATGGGCGTGACCGAAGAGCTGCGGGTCGGGCATTACTTCAAACGCCTGACACTGATTGAACAACTGCTCGGCAACGAAGACTGGCACCTGCGTCGTCTGGACCGCCTGTCCAGCGCCGCCTGA
- a CDS encoding MBL fold metallo-hydrolase, producing MSGLIPGQATAIADGVWRLLALNPGMMTGPGTNTYLIAANDGLLVLDPGPADSQHIINIEAAAADIGLPLSAVLVTHTHRDHSPATTLLRERLPELRRLGPAAPDDGLQDDDWQPDQILGDGDVIALGERRLRVIATPGHVGNHLCFLLEDAGLLFSGDHLIQGSTVVIAPPSGSMKDYLESLQRLQHETLHQLAPGHGDLIDDPQGYIEHTIGHRLRREEKVVRALTQHPDSTASDLVSTVYDDVPVFLHGVATLSLMAHLIKLEQDGRAHRDAEERWALQG from the coding sequence ATGAGCGGTCTGATACCCGGCCAGGCGACGGCCATTGCTGACGGCGTCTGGCGTCTGCTGGCGCTGAATCCCGGCATGATGACCGGCCCGGGCACCAATACCTACCTGATCGCTGCCAACGATGGCCTGCTGGTGCTTGATCCGGGCCCGGCTGACAGCCAGCACATCATCAATATCGAGGCCGCGGCCGCAGACATCGGCTTGCCATTGAGCGCGGTGCTGGTCACGCATACCCACCGCGACCACTCTCCGGCCACCACCCTGCTGCGCGAACGGCTGCCCGAGCTGCGCAGGCTGGGCCCGGCAGCACCGGACGATGGTCTGCAGGATGACGACTGGCAGCCAGACCAGATACTGGGCGACGGCGATGTCATTGCGCTGGGCGAGCGTCGTCTGCGCGTAATCGCCACGCCGGGGCATGTCGGCAATCATCTCTGCTTCCTGCTGGAAGATGCCGGGCTGCTGTTCAGTGGCGATCACCTGATCCAGGGCTCAACCGTGGTGATTGCGCCGCCGTCCGGCTCGATGAAGGACTATCTCGAATCCCTGCAGCGCCTGCAGCACGAAACCCTGCATCAACTGGCACCCGGGCATGGTGATCTGATCGATGACCCGCAGGGCTATATCGAACACACCATCGGCCACCGGTTGCGGCGTGAAGAGAAGGTAGTGCGTGCGCTGACCCAGCACCCTGACAGCACCGCCAGCGATCTGGTCAGCACCGTCTATGACGATGTGCCGGTATTCCTCCATGGTGTGGCCACCCTGTCGTTGATGGCGCACCTGATCAAGCTGGAGCAGGATGGTCGCGCGCACCGTGACGCCGAGGAGCGCTGGGCGCTGCAGGGCTGA
- a CDS encoding alpha-ketoglutarate-dependent dioxygenase AlkB family protein, producing the protein MTGDLFSANASASASANAPLLRPLPGTPGLQVWPAVLGASRANVLMDRLLASLPWSQPEVTVYGRTGPVPRLQSWHGDPDADYAYSGLPLPPRPWTPELDALRRTVEAVTGHRYNSVLANLYRNGEDTMGWHADDERELGPQPWIASYSLGATRDFTLRRKGQGRIEDRIALAHDQLILMPPAMQRLWEHALPRRARVSAPRLNLTFRLIRKTGR; encoded by the coding sequence ATGACCGGCGACCTGTTCTCTGCGAACGCCTCTGCGAGCGCCTCTGCGAACGCGCCGCTGCTGCGACCGTTGCCGGGAACCCCGGGGCTGCAGGTCTGGCCCGCAGTGCTTGGCGCCAGCCGGGCGAACGTCCTGATGGACAGACTGCTGGCTTCCCTGCCCTGGTCACAGCCGGAGGTGACGGTCTACGGCCGCACGGGCCCGGTGCCGCGCCTGCAAAGCTGGCATGGCGATCCTGACGCCGATTACGCCTATTCCGGATTGCCGCTGCCGCCCCGCCCCTGGACCCCGGAACTGGACGCGCTGCGCCGCACTGTCGAGGCCGTGACGGGCCACCGCTACAACAGCGTGCTGGCCAATCTGTATCGCAACGGCGAGGACACCATGGGCTGGCATGCCGATGACGAACGCGAACTCGGGCCGCAGCCCTGGATTGCCTCGTATTCCCTCGGCGCCACCCGGGATTTCACCCTGCGGCGCAAAGGTCAGGGCCGCATCGAGGATCGAATTGCCCTGGCCCACGACCAGCTGATTCTGATGCCGCCAGCCATGCAGCGCCTGTGGGAGCATGCCCTGCCCCGCCGGGCGCGCGTGAGCGCCCCGCGCCTCAACCTGACCTTCAGGCTTATCCGAAAAACAGGTAGGTGA
- a CDS encoding nucleoside recognition domain-containing protein, producing MHYLFIGFLLLGIAAAVIRALGGSPEALSGTMQAMFGAADLAVQVSIGLIGVLTLWTGLFRLAEKSGLAEWVARGVTPLLGRLMPGAVAAPVVNPPPPDADQEAGQTDPMAPVTMNLSANMLGLDNAATPLGLKAMESLQARNPTPDTATDSQIMFLVLNTSSVTLVPVTVLMYRAQQGAADPADIYLPMLMATTASTFIGVWFTARLQKIRLFDPVILAAAGIWLLLLFALGMLAWALPTEAAATLSSSIGNGILLAVVALFLILAHRAKLDAYSTFIDGAKEGFHLAVRLIPFLVAMLVAIAVLREGGVLDLLLNGIRVVAVWAGFDTRFVDALPVAMLKPLSGSGARAMMLEVMQTHGVDSLAGRMAAIMQGSTETTFYVLAVYFGSVGVVKLRYALLCGIVADMAGLLTAIFVTYLFFG from the coding sequence ATGCACTATCTGTTTATCGGGTTTCTGCTGCTCGGGATTGCTGCAGCGGTGATCCGGGCACTGGGAGGCTCGCCGGAAGCGCTGTCGGGCACCATGCAGGCCATGTTCGGGGCCGCAGACCTGGCGGTGCAGGTCAGCATCGGCCTGATCGGGGTGTTGACCCTGTGGACCGGCCTGTTCCGGCTGGCCGAGAAAAGCGGCCTGGCCGAATGGGTGGCCCGGGGCGTCACGCCGCTGCTGGGACGCCTGATGCCCGGCGCGGTCGCTGCCCCGGTGGTCAATCCGCCCCCACCGGATGCTGACCAGGAGGCCGGGCAGACGGACCCCATGGCGCCGGTGACCATGAACCTGTCCGCCAATATGCTCGGGCTGGACAATGCCGCCACGCCGTTGGGCCTGAAAGCCATGGAGTCCCTTCAGGCACGCAACCCGACCCCGGATACCGCGACCGACAGCCAGATCATGTTTCTGGTGCTGAATACCTCCTCCGTGACCCTGGTCCCCGTTACGGTGCTGATGTACCGCGCCCAGCAAGGCGCTGCCGACCCGGCGGATATCTATCTGCCCATGCTGATGGCGACCACCGCCTCGACCTTTATCGGGGTCTGGTTTACCGCCCGGCTGCAGAAGATCCGCCTGTTCGATCCCGTCATCCTGGCGGCGGCCGGCATCTGGCTGTTGCTGCTCTTCGCCCTGGGGATGCTGGCCTGGGCACTGCCCACCGAGGCTGCAGCCACCCTGTCCAGCAGCATTGGCAACGGCATCCTGCTGGCGGTGGTGGCGCTGTTCCTGATCCTGGCCCATCGGGCAAAGCTGGATGCCTACAGCACCTTCATTGATGGCGCCAAGGAGGGCTTCCATCTGGCCGTCAGGTTGATTCCTTTCCTGGTGGCCATGCTGGTGGCCATTGCCGTGCTGCGTGAGGGCGGGGTGCTGGATCTGCTATTGAACGGCATTCGTGTTGTGGCGGTCTGGGCCGGTTTTGACACCCGTTTTGTGGATGCCTTGCCGGTAGCGATGCTCAAACCGCTTTCGGGCAGTGGTGCCCGTGCCATGATGCTGGAGGTCATGCAAACCCACGGGGTGGACTCGCTGGCCGGGCGCATGGCCGCCATCATGCAGGGCAGCACCGAAACCACCTTTTACGTCCTGGCCGTCTATTTTGGCAGTGTAGGGGTGGTCAAACTGCGCTATGCACTGTTGTGCGGGATTGTTGCGGACATGGCAGGCCTGTTGACCGCCATCTTTGTCACCTACCTGTTTTTCGGATAA
- a CDS encoding carboxy terminal-processing peptidase: MIRRHIMLRSVLVMLLLATAAFQVTGALTNTNATPEPLAREGGLAPEDVHARTARHIVERLQGHYRQMRFDDALSEKVFERYLRDLDPNRIYFLASDIEAFERYRTVLDDQLRRGDLSAGYDMFNLYQQRVRERLEYMLAHLGEGIDELDFSSDDEVKLDRSEAAWAEDADALDDIWMRRLKNAVLTMRLDGVEDDEIGERLERRYSSQLNRIAQNGPEDVFQIYINALAQTFDPHTSYFTPHTSENFNISMSRSLEGIGAVLQAEDEYTRVVRLIPGGPASKAGQLQPADRIVGVGQEDGDMVNVIGWRLDEVVNLVRGPKGSKVRLEIIPAGSASEHSTREISIERNKVVLEEQAAKKKIIEVPGVDNTTQRLGVITIPAFYLDFDAYNRGDEDYTSTTRDVARLLDELDEADIDGLIIDLRNNGGGSLHEATQLVSLFITRGPTVQVRDARGRVQVEQDRYPGIRYAGPMAVLVNRFSASASEIFAGAMQDYGRALIVGDQTFGKGTVQTLLPLNHGQLKITQAKFYRISGSSNQNLGIVPDIELPWLVDKDEIGESALPNALPWDQIDPTRYERLFDLSPYFETLRGRHAQRMQTDPEFVYVLDQRSLVEEQRKRRTLSLNEQTRRADQRDVERRSLAIENSRRKAQGESLIKEFSELRALEEQRALDPDADDDSDRPDAYLNETGMILGDLIQLLQDKQVTVSER, encoded by the coding sequence ATGATTCGACGCCACATAATGCTCCGCAGTGTGCTGGTCATGCTGCTCCTGGCCACGGCCGCCTTCCAGGTGACCGGTGCGCTGACCAACACCAACGCCACACCGGAGCCGCTGGCCCGTGAGGGTGGGCTTGCCCCCGAAGATGTGCACGCCCGCACGGCGCGTCATATTGTCGAGCGCCTGCAAGGCCATTACCGGCAGATGCGCTTTGATGATGCGCTCTCCGAGAAGGTCTTCGAGCGCTACCTGCGTGATCTGGACCCCAATCGCATCTATTTTCTGGCGTCGGATATCGAAGCCTTCGAACGCTATCGCACAGTGCTCGATGACCAACTGCGCCGGGGCGACCTGAGTGCAGGCTATGACATGTTCAATCTGTATCAGCAACGTGTGCGCGAGCGCCTCGAGTACATGCTGGCCCACCTTGGCGAGGGCATAGACGAACTCGATTTCAGCAGCGATGACGAAGTGAAGCTGGATCGCTCCGAGGCCGCCTGGGCCGAAGATGCCGATGCCCTGGATGATATCTGGATGCGCCGTCTCAAGAATGCGGTGCTGACCATGCGCCTCGACGGTGTTGAAGACGACGAGATCGGCGAGCGTCTGGAGCGTCGTTACAGCAGCCAGCTCAACCGTATTGCGCAAAATGGCCCCGAGGATGTGTTCCAGATCTATATCAATGCCCTGGCGCAAACGTTCGACCCGCATACTTCGTACTTCACGCCGCATACGTCCGAGAACTTCAATATCAGCATGAGCCGCTCGCTGGAAGGCATCGGAGCCGTGTTGCAGGCTGAAGATGAATATACCCGCGTGGTACGACTGATCCCGGGCGGCCCGGCCTCCAAGGCAGGACAGTTGCAACCGGCGGACCGCATTGTCGGTGTCGGCCAGGAAGATGGCGACATGGTGAATGTCATCGGCTGGCGTCTGGATGAAGTGGTCAATCTGGTGCGCGGTCCGAAAGGCAGCAAGGTGCGCCTGGAAATCATCCCCGCTGGCAGCGCCAGCGAACACTCCACCCGTGAAATCAGCATCGAGCGCAACAAGGTGGTGCTCGAAGAACAGGCGGCGAAAAAGAAGATCATCGAGGTGCCCGGTGTCGACAACACCACGCAACGCCTGGGTGTCATTACCATTCCGGCCTTCTATCTGGATTTCGACGCTTACAACCGCGGCGATGAGGACTACACCAGCACCACCCGCGATGTGGCACGTCTCCTGGATGAACTGGATGAGGCGGATATCGATGGCCTGATCATTGATCTGCGCAACAACGGCGGTGGCTCGCTCCACGAGGCCACACAGCTGGTGTCGCTGTTCATCACCCGTGGCCCAACGGTGCAGGTGCGCGATGCCCGTGGCCGCGTTCAGGTGGAACAGGATCGTTATCCCGGGATTCGCTACGCGGGCCCCATGGCGGTGCTGGTGAATCGCTTCTCGGCGTCCGCCTCGGAAATCTTTGCTGGCGCCATGCAGGACTACGGACGTGCGCTGATCGTCGGTGACCAGACCTTCGGCAAGGGCACAGTGCAGACCCTGCTGCCGCTCAATCATGGCCAGTTGAAGATCACCCAGGCCAAGTTCTACCGCATTTCCGGTTCCAGCAACCAGAATCTGGGTATCGTGCCGGATATCGAGTTGCCCTGGCTGGTGGACAAGGACGAGATCGGCGAGAGCGCCCTGCCCAACGCCCTGCCCTGGGATCAGATCGACCCGACCCGTTACGAGCGCCTGTTTGACCTGTCGCCGTACTTCGAGACCCTGCGCGGCCGTCATGCCCAGCGCATGCAGACTGACCCCGAGTTCGTCTATGTACTCGACCAGCGGTCGCTGGTCGAGGAACAGCGCAAGCGGCGGACCCTCAGCCTGAATGAGCAGACGCGCCGTGCCGACCAGAGAGATGTGGAGCGACGCAGCCTGGCGATCGAGAATTCTCGCCGCAAGGCTCAGGGTGAATCACTGATCAAGGAGTTTTCCGAATTGCGCGCGCTGGAAGAGCAACGCGCGCTGGACCCGGATGCCGATGATGACAGCGACCGCCCGGACGCCTACCTCAATGAAACCGGCATGATCCTCGGCGATCTGATCCAGTTGCTTCAGGACAAGCAGGTCACCGTCAGCGAACGCTGA
- a CDS encoding AarF/UbiB family protein, translating to MARKTVKRVKTGAFERRFSMARAGLMAGARYATLSAGAWLTPRDQREARRKEILSGQAQELVRELGKLKGSVVKIGQMMALFGEHFLPDEVTAALHTLENSTTALEWPAIERQLRKELGDMKLAELEIDPEPLGAASLGQVHRAVRKSDGRELVLKIQYPGVADAIDSDMRAVVQLLKLSRMVPVTEQFNLWLDEVRAMLGREVDYDLEAYTTRHFRKLLADDPRFVVPEVFGAYSTHTILCLSYEHGINVSDPAVLELSQPRRNFIGRAIMELCCHEVFEWNKMQTDPNFGNYLLRVGEKPEEDQIVLLDFGAIRDFDDEILGPGREMIRGAWHHDKARLIRALHALDFLAGSAPERVLEDFSRLCFEAIEVLQDPERFPPPAHVLNEQGEYLWGNSDLPSRIMARAGRNAFSVHFDVPPKEFIFLARKLLGAYTFLHVIEAEVRGDTILRPFIGMHEEEDLALVDRKYTEKHPVNG from the coding sequence ATGGCTCGCAAAACCGTAAAGCGTGTTAAGACCGGCGCCTTCGAGCGGCGCTTCTCCATGGCCCGGGCTGGCCTGATGGCCGGTGCCCGGTACGCGACCCTCTCCGCTGGCGCCTGGCTGACGCCGCGAGACCAGCGCGAGGCGCGGCGCAAGGAAATCCTGTCCGGCCAGGCCCAGGAACTGGTCCGCGAGCTGGGCAAGCTGAAGGGCTCGGTGGTCAAGATCGGCCAGATGATGGCGTTGTTCGGGGAACACTTCCTGCCCGACGAGGTGACCGCCGCGCTGCACACGCTGGAAAACAGCACCACCGCCCTGGAATGGCCCGCCATCGAACGCCAGTTGCGCAAGGAACTGGGCGATATGAAGCTGGCCGAGCTGGAGATAGACCCGGAACCCCTCGGTGCCGCCTCCCTGGGCCAAGTGCACCGCGCCGTGCGCAAGTCTGACGGTCGCGAGCTGGTGCTCAAGATCCAGTATCCGGGCGTTGCCGATGCGATCGACTCCGATATGCGCGCCGTAGTGCAGCTGCTCAAGCTCAGCCGGATGGTGCCGGTGACCGAACAGTTCAATCTCTGGCTGGATGAAGTGCGCGCCATGCTGGGCCGTGAGGTCGACTACGATCTGGAGGCCTACACCACGCGGCATTTCCGCAAGCTGCTGGCCGATGATCCGCGTTTTGTCGTGCCGGAGGTGTTCGGCGCCTACTCCACCCACACCATCCTCTGCCTCTCTTACGAGCACGGCATCAATGTCTCGGACCCGGCCGTGCTGGAGCTGTCCCAGCCACGCCGCAACTTCATCGGCCGCGCCATCATGGAGTTGTGCTGCCATGAGGTGTTCGAATGGAACAAGATGCAGACCGACCCGAACTTCGGCAACTATCTGCTGCGGGTCGGCGAGAAGCCGGAGGAAGACCAGATCGTGCTGCTGGACTTCGGCGCCATCCGGGATTTCGATGACGAGATCCTGGGCCCGGGCCGCGAGATGATCCGCGGCGCCTGGCACCACGACAAGGCGCGCCTGATCCGGGCACTGCATGCCCTGGATTTCCTCGCAGGCAGCGCCCCGGAGCGCGTGCTCGAGGACTTCTCCAGGCTGTGTTTCGAGGCCATTGAGGTGCTTCAGGACCCCGAACGCTTCCCGCCGCCGGCGCATGTCCTCAACGAACAGGGCGAGTACCTGTGGGGCAACAGCGACCTGCCCTCGCGGATCATGGCCCGCGCCGGCCGGAATGCCTTCTCCGTGCACTTCGACGTGCCGCCGAAGGAGTTCATTTTCCTTGCCCGCAAGCTGCTGGGGGCCTACACCTTCCTGCATGTCATCGAGGCGGAAGTGCGCGGTGACACCATCCTCAGGCCCTTCATCGGCATGCATGAGGAGGAAGACTTGGCCCTGGTAGACAGAAAATATACTGAGAAACACCCCGTCAATGGCTGA
- a CDS encoding Re/Si-specific NAD(P)(+) transhydrogenase subunit alpha produces the protein MGVTQVIIGVPREICPGEQRVALVPANVTALLKKPGIEILIEREAGLAAGYTDADYEAAGATLTDRETVFGKAEILLQVQTPGSNQANGDQDLGALREGQIVIGMMDPLANPSFASTLAERKVTGLALELVPRITRAQAMDVLSSMGMLAGYKAVLMAAYESNRMFPMNMTAAGTLNAARVFVMGAGVAGLQACATAKRLGAVVEAYDVRPAAREQILSVGAKPVDLDLDTGAAEGSGGYAKAQGEDFLKRQRELMTEVVAQMDVVITTAAVPGAKSPILVTEDMVKAMKPGSVIIDLAAERGGNCDLTEMGKTVVKHDVIIVGPVNVPSTIAFHASQMFGKNLENLLGLLINKEGQLNLDFEDQIVQDTVVAHEGDVPQARLRELLGLPALTVAEPAEEASSEEEKK, from the coding sequence ATGGGGGTAACGCAGGTGATCATCGGTGTACCCAGGGAAATCTGTCCGGGTGAACAGCGCGTTGCGCTGGTCCCGGCAAACGTGACCGCACTGTTGAAGAAGCCCGGCATCGAGATTCTCATCGAGCGCGAAGCAGGCCTGGCGGCGGGCTATACCGACGCCGATTACGAGGCGGCCGGCGCCACCCTGACGGACCGGGAAACCGTGTTCGGCAAGGCCGAGATCCTGCTTCAGGTGCAGACCCCGGGCAGCAATCAGGCCAATGGCGATCAGGACCTCGGCGCGCTGCGTGAAGGCCAGATCGTTATCGGCATGATGGACCCGCTGGCCAACCCGTCTTTCGCCAGCACCCTGGCTGAGCGCAAGGTGACCGGCCTGGCACTGGAGCTGGTGCCGCGCATCACGCGCGCCCAGGCGATGGATGTCCTGTCCTCCATGGGCATGCTGGCCGGCTACAAGGCCGTACTCATGGCGGCCTATGAATCCAACCGCATGTTCCCGATGAACATGACCGCCGCCGGCACCCTGAATGCCGCCCGCGTGTTTGTCATGGGCGCTGGCGTGGCAGGTCTGCAGGCCTGCGCGACCGCCAAACGCCTGGGTGCGGTGGTGGAAGCCTATGATGTGCGCCCCGCTGCCCGCGAACAGATCCTGTCGGTCGGTGCCAAGCCGGTGGATCTGGACCTGGACACGGGTGCCGCAGAAGGCAGCGGCGGCTACGCCAAGGCCCAGGGCGAGGATTTCCTCAAGCGCCAGCGCGAGCTGATGACGGAAGTCGTGGCCCAGATGGACGTGGTCATCACCACCGCAGCGGTCCCCGGCGCCAAGTCACCGATCCTGGTCACCGAAGACATGGTCAAGGCGATGAAGCCCGGCAGCGTCATTATCGATCTGGCGGCCGAGCGTGGCGGTAACTGTGATCTCACCGAGATGGGCAAAACCGTGGTCAAGCACGATGTCATCATCGTCGGCCCGGTCAATGTACCGTCCACTATTGCCTTCCATGCCAGCCAGATGTTCGGCAAGAATCTGGAAAACCTGCTTGGCCTGCTGATCAACAAGGAAGGCCAGCTGAACCTCGACTTCGAGGATCAGATCGTGCAGGACACCGTTGTCGCCCACGAAGGTGATGTGCCCCAGGCGCGCCTGCGCGAGCTGCTGGGCCTGCCGGCCCTGACGGTTGCCGAGCCCGCCGAAGAAGCGTCTTCCGAAGAGGAGAAAAAGTAA
- a CDS encoding NAD(P) transhydrogenase subunit alpha, with product MDFVAQLTVFVLAIFLGFELITKVPPTLHTPLMSGSNAISGITLVGALLAAGHGGSTLISVLGFIAVVLATINVIGGFMVTNRMLAMFKRK from the coding sequence ATGGATTTCGTCGCCCAGCTGACGGTATTCGTACTTGCCATCTTTCTTGGCTTTGAACTGATTACCAAGGTCCCCCCGACCCTGCATACCCCGCTGATGTCGGGTTCCAACGCCATCTCCGGTATTACGCTGGTCGGCGCACTGCTCGCCGCCGGCCATGGTGGCAGCACCCTGATCAGCGTCCTCGGCTTTATCGCCGTGGTCCTGGCAACCATCAATGTGATTGGCGGCTTCATGGTCACCAATCGCATGCTGGCGATGTTCAAGAGGAAGTAA
- a CDS encoding NAD(P)(+) transhydrogenase (Re/Si-specific) subunit beta, with translation MQIAQNWIDIAYLIAASLFILGIKGLAKPKTAVRGNLLAASGMGIAAVVTLLHHSIVSYEVIVAGLIIGAVIGAILAIKVQMTSMPQLIAMLNGFGGGASFALAAAEYFKGVDTTVAMAASGAAVLIGAVTFTGSFVAFAKLQELIDGQPKGFPGMKLVNLILLVGAVGAIGYMTVTGQPNDTLFWGVVVAAALLGVMLVMPIGGADMPVVIALLNSYSGLAASAAGFVMGNSALIITGSLVGASGLILTQIMCKAMNRSLTNVLFGVMAEAGEAMDADEVYQGKIKSSSPDEVAMILETAQRVVIVPGFGLAMAQAQHAVRDLADALEARGTTVEYAIHPVAGRMPGHMNVLLAEAEVSYDKLKDMDTINPTFEQTDVAIVIGANDVTNPLAREDKGSPIYGMPILNVDKARTVVVVKRSLSPGFAGLPNPLFAKDNTLMLFGDGKQAIIDTTAALKEG, from the coding sequence ATGCAGATAGCGCAGAACTGGATCGATATTGCCTACCTGATCGCGGCATCGCTGTTCATCCTCGGCATCAAGGGCCTGGCCAAGCCAAAGACCGCCGTTCGGGGTAACCTCCTGGCCGCCAGCGGCATGGGGATTGCTGCCGTCGTCACCCTGCTGCATCACAGCATCGTCAGCTACGAAGTCATCGTGGCGGGCCTGATTATCGGTGCTGTCATCGGCGCCATCCTGGCGATCAAGGTACAGATGACCTCCATGCCGCAGCTGATCGCCATGCTGAACGGCTTCGGTGGCGGTGCGTCCTTCGCCCTGGCTGCAGCCGAATATTTCAAGGGTGTGGACACCACCGTGGCGATGGCCGCGTCGGGCGCTGCCGTACTGATCGGTGCCGTGACCTTCACCGGCTCCTTTGTCGCCTTTGCCAAATTGCAGGAACTGATTGACGGCCAGCCCAAGGGCTTCCCGGGTATGAAGCTGGTCAACCTGATCCTGCTGGTCGGCGCCGTGGGCGCCATCGGCTACATGACCGTAACCGGCCAACCGAATGACACCCTGTTCTGGGGCGTTGTTGTGGCGGCAGCCCTGCTTGGCGTGATGCTGGTGATGCCCATTGGTGGCGCCGACATGCCTGTGGTCATCGCCCTGCTCAACTCCTACTCGGGTCTGGCGGCTTCCGCTGCCGGCTTCGTGATGGGCAACAGCGCTCTGATCATCACCGGTTCGCTGGTTGGCGCCTCGGGCCTGATCCTGACGCAGATCATGTGCAAGGCCATGAATCGTTCCCTGACCAACGTGCTGTTCGGGGTGATGGCTGAGGCTGGCGAAGCCATGGATGCTGACGAGGTCTATCAGGGCAAGATCAAGTCTTCGTCCCCGGACGAAGTGGCGATGATCCTGGAAACCGCCCAGCGTGTGGTGATCGTACCGGGCTTTGGTCTGGCCATGGCACAGGCGCAACACGCGGTGCGTGATCTGGCCGATGCCCTGGAAGCGCGTGGCACCACGGTGGAGTACGCTATCCACCCGGTGGCGGGCCGTATGCCGGGTCACATGAACGTGTTGCTGGCGGAAGCCGAGGTGTCCTATGACAAGCTCAAGGACATGGACACGATCAACCCGACCTTCGAGCAGACCGATGTGGCCATCGTGATCGGTGCCAATGACGTGACCAACCCGCTCGCCCGTGAAGACAAGGGCAGCCCGATCTACGGCATGCCGATCCTGAACGTGGACAAGGCGCGTACCGTGGTCGTGGTCAAACGTTCGCTGAGCCCGGGCTTCGCTGGCTTGCCCAACCCGCTGTTCGCGAAGGACAACACGCTGATGCTGTTCGGTGATGGCAAGCAGGCGATCATCGATACCACGGCGGCACTGAAAGAAGGCTGA